A portion of the Streptomyces sp. NBC_01335 genome contains these proteins:
- a CDS encoding SSI family serine proteinase inhibitor, with the protein MLRRLALTAVVSIAALSAAAPLATAVGPLPVPIEGSGPLPVSEQAGPAVSPSGPAGSPYSGMLRPARKGAGPAEARGPRDTDVPALPGLGNGDLPGDTNGPATTGPTTLPAPVTLPAPTSGGAKGDTGAEADATTRLTVTVQDSGNTDSGISADTGSGSGSGSGSGKTGSAGSLVRDGSYELTCAPAAGTRSGTRAGGDHPEAQAACDRLAEAEGAGEDLFRPVDKDAMCTQMYGGPATARITGTWRGRPVDTTVNRKNGCEIARWNALRPLLPATGQ; encoded by the coding sequence ATGCTGCGCCGTCTCGCCCTCACCGCCGTCGTCTCGATCGCCGCGCTCTCCGCCGCCGCCCCCCTCGCCACAGCCGTCGGGCCGCTGCCCGTGCCCATCGAGGGGTCGGGGCCGCTCCCCGTGTCCGAGCAGGCGGGGCCGGCCGTCTCGCCGTCCGGCCCCGCCGGTTCCCCGTACAGCGGGATGCTCCGCCCCGCGCGCAAGGGCGCCGGGCCGGCGGAGGCCCGTGGTCCGCGGGACACGGACGTCCCCGCCCTGCCGGGCCTCGGCAACGGCGATCTGCCGGGGGACACCAACGGTCCCGCCACGACCGGCCCCACCACGCTCCCCGCGCCCGTCACGCTTCCGGCACCCACCTCCGGCGGAGCCAAGGGGGACACCGGAGCCGAGGCCGACGCCACCACCCGGCTCACGGTGACGGTCCAGGACTCCGGGAACACGGACTCCGGCATCTCCGCCGACACCGGCTCCGGCTCCGGCTCCGGCTCCGGCTCCGGCAAGACGGGCTCCGCCGGGAGCCTCGTCCGGGACGGTTCGTACGAGCTGACGTGCGCGCCCGCCGCCGGCACCCGCTCGGGCACGCGGGCCGGGGGCGACCACCCGGAGGCGCAGGCGGCCTGCGACCGGCTCGCGGAGGCGGAGGGGGCGGGCGAGGACCTGTTCCGGCCGGTCGACAAGGACGCCATGTGCACCCAGATGTACGGCGGACCGGCCACCGCCCGGATCACCGGCACCTGGCGCGGACGGCCGGTCGACACGACCGTGAACCGCAAGAACGGCTGCGAGATCGCCCGCTGGAACGCCCTGCGCCCGCTGCTCCCGGCCACCGGCCAGTAA
- a CDS encoding PAS domain-containing protein yields MSSRPSRGTARLAAILDALPDGLLLVNANGTVVNANTIALEMFEAPGTGLVGRGLLDLLAEFDSRLIPGSMRRPESADSRGRTKPTRMVARRTDGQEFPVEVTSASLDSGQAAYNDFPTSSFTGDELLMLVVRDLSGTVDTEAELARSQRQTEMILRAASEGVVGTDTDGRVVLVNPAAAQILGFRASDLGGKELHPLILHSRAEGEPFPYEESPLADTLRSGRKHRVRGQVLWSKSGARVPVDLTTAPVRDGDQLVGAVMTFTDRRPYEELTEQHTTEVAELTEKHAAEIAALTEKHTTEVTELTESHTAAVTELTESHTTEVSGLTESHASELADRTERYASEIEEQADHIALLGAQHAQLTAVLGESLRGPLEELRGELTTLASDPAGQLWPEANQILHHLAAGYARMTTLVDNVLGYQRLDFGTETLDKAPAPIDAVVTAGIDGAVELIGPGRAQFAVHAPPIEAEVDARRLATALAHLVADVAGIDSTGKTRIAPGGGYLDSTVVVAAAQRGDVVRIEVRGPFAGGDPVHTPIVSGIVRAHGGVLQTHEMPGMAGSAYVLEVPLGSGSGTVQQLPQQAAQQQGAVPEQAAQQEVAGFEAVGAPAVVSGGRRRARRSSTDAFLESALSPEGPESLAGAEGAVPVAGSATEGVAGAPAGASDETGGAGPTGRRRARRGPAAEEEQAQEALVPRPGEGSGRRRGRPSPAETAPVPAQSAGAPRSVPVPAQGGPQQQPPTPVPAQAGPAQQLSPAQERPRGAGQALALPAAGGGPSEGSVVTAAEGAQGTGRPQRGQTVPPQGVPAAPQGPGQQAPGAQVPGRQGQPAPAQRAQQGRPALPVRSPVVHDDGIPQPEALAPQLQPAGRRARRALAAAQERLAAENAGPRTPFALPPADADRPAEPGAVPDRHDATAMGPDEDHTPLQPHPVSTSPSGRRRARAAEAAGSPESWSRVDSTDRVGGPDPAARAADHGHLDDEAEDDEAPEPALAYTAGARTTAGAPTPAATAVPATAPAASAAPAPAAPAAAPAAPEPVSGDGPTAHATGSTPVPPAAVSAARRQPLPAEMPMPGGSDTQGRAFSVRTLGQGVPLVQHLGHQQNQTLGGAGRRRKLSAPPGAEAPAPAARPQGLPQVPAPQSARPGTGLQKPQAPQPGAATSASGQLMAQVAEGRSYAIGAPDEGAEGPEPLDGPGGAVEIANRPQPVPVDDELPPEPLDNPRRLLVWPAPDVSTQQALSDRGYRPVIVHSREEVDAQIAAFPAALFVDPLTGPITRTALQSLRQAAVAAEVPVLVTAGLGQASREAAYGADPAVLLKALAPRDSEQHPPRVLVIEEREEIATALAQTLERRGMQAVRAATDSEAVDLAARMRPNLVVMDLMQVRRRRAGIIDWLRANGRLNHTPLVVYTSAGLDGSELSLLASGETALFLAERSTSDEVQSRIVDLLAKIGTN; encoded by the coding sequence GTGAGCAGCAGGCCATCCCGAGGCACTGCTCGCCTCGCAGCCATACTCGACGCCCTCCCTGACGGGCTGCTGCTCGTCAACGCCAACGGCACGGTCGTCAACGCCAACACCATCGCGCTCGAAATGTTCGAGGCGCCCGGTACCGGGCTCGTGGGCCGTGGACTTCTCGACCTGCTCGCCGAGTTCGACTCGCGGCTGATCCCCGGCTCGATGCGCCGGCCGGAGTCGGCGGACTCCCGGGGCCGGACCAAGCCGACGCGGATGGTCGCGCGCCGGACGGACGGCCAGGAGTTCCCCGTCGAGGTCACCAGCGCGAGCCTCGACAGCGGCCAGGCGGCTTACAACGACTTCCCGACCTCCTCCTTCACCGGCGACGAGCTGCTGATGCTCGTCGTGCGGGACCTCTCCGGCACCGTCGACACCGAGGCCGAACTGGCCCGTTCGCAGCGGCAGACCGAGATGATCCTGCGGGCCGCCTCCGAGGGTGTGGTCGGTACGGACACGGACGGCAGGGTCGTCCTGGTCAACCCGGCCGCCGCGCAGATCCTGGGCTTCCGCGCCAGCGACCTGGGCGGCAAGGAGCTGCACCCGCTGATCCTGCACTCGCGTGCGGAGGGCGAGCCGTTCCCGTACGAGGAGTCGCCGCTCGCCGACACCCTGCGCTCCGGGCGCAAGCACCGGGTGCGCGGACAGGTGCTCTGGTCCAAGAGCGGTGCGCGGGTGCCGGTGGACCTGACGACCGCTCCGGTACGCGACGGTGACCAGCTGGTCGGCGCGGTGATGACGTTCACCGACCGCAGGCCGTACGAGGAGCTGACCGAGCAGCACACGACCGAGGTCGCGGAGCTGACCGAGAAGCACGCCGCCGAGATCGCCGCCCTGACGGAGAAGCACACGACCGAGGTCACGGAGCTGACCGAGAGCCACACCGCCGCCGTCACGGAGCTCACGGAGAGCCACACCACCGAGGTCTCCGGCCTCACCGAGAGCCACGCCTCCGAACTGGCCGACCGCACCGAGCGGTACGCCTCCGAGATCGAGGAGCAGGCCGACCACATCGCCCTGCTCGGCGCGCAGCACGCACAGCTGACGGCCGTTCTCGGCGAGTCGCTGCGCGGCCCGCTGGAGGAGCTGCGGGGCGAACTCACCACGCTCGCCTCCGACCCCGCCGGGCAGCTCTGGCCCGAGGCGAACCAGATCCTGCACCACCTGGCCGCCGGGTACGCCCGGATGACCACGCTGGTCGACAACGTCCTGGGCTACCAGCGCCTCGACTTCGGCACGGAGACGCTCGACAAGGCTCCGGCGCCGATCGACGCGGTCGTGACGGCGGGCATCGACGGCGCGGTCGAGCTGATCGGTCCGGGGCGCGCGCAGTTCGCGGTGCACGCCCCGCCGATCGAGGCCGAGGTCGACGCGCGCCGGCTGGCGACCGCCCTCGCCCACCTGGTCGCGGACGTGGCCGGGATCGACTCCACCGGCAAGACCCGGATCGCCCCCGGCGGCGGCTATCTGGACTCGACCGTCGTGGTGGCCGCGGCGCAGCGCGGGGACGTCGTACGGATCGAGGTGCGCGGCCCGTTCGCGGGCGGCGACCCGGTGCACACGCCGATCGTGAGCGGGATCGTGCGCGCGCACGGCGGGGTGCTCCAGACCCACGAGATGCCCGGCATGGCGGGCAGCGCGTACGTGCTCGAAGTTCCGCTGGGCTCGGGTTCCGGGACGGTCCAGCAGCTGCCGCAGCAGGCCGCGCAGCAGCAGGGCGCCGTGCCGGAGCAGGCCGCGCAGCAGGAGGTCGCGGGCTTCGAGGCCGTCGGCGCTCCCGCCGTCGTCAGCGGTGGCCGGCGCAGGGCCCGCAGGTCGTCGACGGACGCGTTCCTGGAGAGCGCGCTGAGCCCGGAGGGGCCGGAGAGCCTCGCGGGCGCCGAGGGTGCGGTGCCGGTGGCGGGGTCCGCCACCGAGGGTGTCGCGGGTGCTCCCGCGGGCGCGTCGGACGAGACCGGCGGCGCCGGTCCGACCGGGCGGCGCCGAGCACGGCGGGGTCCCGCGGCGGAGGAGGAGCAGGCTCAGGAGGCACTCGTGCCCCGGCCGGGCGAGGGTTCGGGCCGCAGGCGCGGCCGTCCCAGCCCGGCGGAGACCGCCCCGGTCCCGGCGCAGTCGGCGGGTGCCCCCCGGTCCGTACCGGTACCGGCTCAGGGCGGTCCCCAGCAGCAGCCCCCAACCCCCGTTCCGGCCCAGGCCGGGCCCGCGCAGCAGCTGTCGCCCGCGCAGGAGCGTCCGCGCGGTGCCGGGCAGGCTCTCGCGCTTCCGGCGGCCGGTGGTGGCCCTTCGGAGGGCTCGGTCGTGACGGCGGCCGAGGGCGCCCAGGGCACGGGCCGTCCGCAGCGCGGGCAGACCGTGCCTCCGCAGGGTGTTCCGGCAGCTCCGCAGGGGCCGGGACAGCAGGCACCGGGCGCACAGGTCCCGGGTCGGCAGGGGCAGCCGGCCCCGGCGCAGCGGGCGCAGCAGGGCCGTCCGGCGCTGCCGGTGCGGTCCCCCGTGGTCCACGACGACGGAATCCCGCAGCCCGAGGCGCTCGCGCCGCAGCTGCAGCCCGCGGGCCGTCGCGCCCGGCGGGCGCTGGCCGCCGCGCAGGAGCGGCTGGCCGCGGAGAACGCGGGGCCGCGCACCCCGTTCGCGCTGCCGCCCGCCGACGCGGACCGGCCCGCCGAGCCCGGGGCGGTACCGGACCGGCACGACGCCACCGCCATGGGTCCCGACGAGGACCACACCCCGCTCCAGCCGCACCCGGTGTCCACCTCCCCGTCCGGCCGGCGCCGGGCCCGTGCCGCCGAGGCGGCGGGTTCACCGGAGAGCTGGTCGCGGGTCGACTCGACCGACCGCGTCGGCGGCCCGGACCCGGCCGCCCGGGCGGCGGACCACGGACACCTCGACGACGAGGCCGAGGACGACGAGGCGCCGGAGCCCGCCCTCGCGTACACGGCGGGCGCCCGCACCACCGCGGGGGCGCCGACGCCGGCCGCCACCGCCGTACCGGCCACCGCGCCCGCGGCCTCCGCGGCTCCGGCCCCCGCGGCTCCGGCCGCCGCGCCCGCCGCGCCCGAGCCGGTCTCCGGCGACGGGCCCACGGCGCACGCGACCGGCAGCACCCCGGTGCCGCCCGCCGCCGTGTCCGCGGCCCGTCGGCAGCCGCTGCCCGCCGAGATGCCGATGCCCGGCGGTTCGGACACCCAGGGGCGGGCCTTCAGCGTGCGGACCCTGGGCCAGGGCGTACCGCTCGTCCAGCACCTGGGCCACCAGCAGAACCAGACGCTCGGCGGGGCCGGCCGGCGCCGCAAGCTGTCGGCTCCCCCGGGCGCGGAAGCACCGGCTCCCGCCGCCCGGCCGCAGGGCCTTCCGCAGGTCCCCGCCCCGCAGTCCGCGCGGCCCGGCACGGGTCTCCAGAAGCCGCAGGCCCCGCAGCCCGGCGCCGCCACCTCGGCCTCCGGGCAGCTCATGGCGCAGGTCGCCGAGGGCCGTTCGTACGCCATAGGAGCACCCGACGAGGGCGCCGAGGGGCCGGAGCCGCTGGACGGGCCGGGCGGCGCGGTCGAGATCGCCAACCGTCCGCAGCCCGTACCGGTCGACGACGAGCTGCCTCCGGAGCCGCTGGACAACCCCCGGCGGCTGCTGGTCTGGCCCGCTCCCGACGTCTCGACCCAACAGGCGCTCAGCGACCGGGGCTACCGGCCGGTGATCGTGCACTCGCGCGAGGAGGTGGACGCGCAGATCGCCGCGTTCCCCGCCGCGCTCTTCGTGGACCCGCTGACCGGGCCCATCACGCGTACCGCCCTCCAGTCGCTGCGCCAGGCGGCGGTGGCGGCCGAGGTGCCGGTGCTGGTCACGGCGGGTCTGGGCCAGGCGAGCCGGGAGGCGGCGTACGGCGCCGACCCGGCCGTCCTCCTCAAGGCGCTCGCCCCGCGCGACAGCGAGCAGCACCCGCCCCGGGTGCTCGTCATCGAGGAGCGCGAGGAGATCGCGACGGCCCTCGCGCAGACCCTGGAGCGGCGGGGCATGCAGGCGGTCCGGGCGGCGACCGACAGCGAGGCGGTCGACCTGGCCGCGCGGATGCGGCCGAACCTGGTGGTGATGGACCTGATGCAGGTACGTCGCCGGCGGGCCGGGATCATCGACTGGCTGCGGGCCAACGGGCGCCTGAACCACACCCCGCTGGTCGTCTACACCTCGGCCGGACTGGACGGCTCCGAGCTGTCGCTGCTCGCTTCCGGCGAGACCGCGCTCTTCCTGGCCGAACGCTCCACCAGCGACGAGGTGCAGTCCAGGATCGTCGATCTGCTGGCGAAGATAGGGACCAACTGA
- a CDS encoding long-chain fatty acid--CoA ligase — protein sequence MLSTMQDVPLTVTRILTHGMTIHGKSQVTTWTGEPEPHRSSFAEIGARAIRLANALRDELGVDGDQRIATLMWNNSFHVEAYLAIPAMGAVLHTLNLRLPAEQLVWVVNHADDKVVIVNGSVLPLLAPLLPRLPSVEHVVVAGPGDLSLLDGAVPRVHDYEELIAGRPDTFAWPEIDERQAAAMCYTSGTTGDPKGVVYSHRSIYLHSMQVNATESMGLTDADTTLAVVPQFHVNSWGLPHAAFMSGVNMLMPDRFLQPAPLAEMIEKERPTHAAAVPTIWQGLLAEVTARPRDLTSMTRVTIGGAACPPSLMEAYDKLGVRLCHAWGMTETSPLGTMANPPAGLTPEEEWPYRVTQGRFPAGVEGRLVGPGGEHLPWDNESAGELEVRGPWIAGAYYGGADGEHLRPEDKFSADGWLKTGDVGVISPDGFLTLTDRAKDVIKSGGEWISSVGLENAIMAHPEVAEAAVVAVPDEKWGERPLATVVLKEGATVGFDGLKAFLADSGVARWQLPERWTVIGAVPKTSVGKFDKKVIRKQHADGELDVTVV from the coding sequence GTGCTGAGCACCATGCAGGACGTACCGCTGACTGTCACGCGCATCCTGACCCATGGGATGACGATTCACGGGAAGTCGCAGGTCACGACCTGGACCGGCGAACCCGAGCCGCACCGGAGCAGTTTCGCCGAGATCGGCGCCCGCGCGATCCGGCTGGCCAACGCCCTCCGGGACGAACTGGGCGTCGACGGCGACCAGCGGATCGCCACCCTCATGTGGAACAACTCGTTCCATGTCGAGGCATACCTGGCGATTCCGGCCATGGGTGCGGTGCTCCACACCCTCAACCTGCGGCTCCCCGCCGAGCAGCTCGTCTGGGTCGTCAACCACGCGGACGACAAGGTGGTGATCGTCAACGGCTCGGTGCTGCCGCTCCTCGCGCCGCTCCTGCCCCGACTGCCGTCCGTGGAACACGTGGTCGTCGCCGGCCCCGGCGACCTGTCCCTGCTCGACGGGGCCGTACCGCGCGTCCACGACTACGAGGAGCTCATCGCGGGCCGCCCGGACACCTTCGCCTGGCCCGAGATCGACGAACGCCAGGCCGCCGCCATGTGTTACACCTCCGGCACCACGGGGGACCCCAAGGGCGTCGTCTACTCGCACCGTTCGATCTATCTGCACTCGATGCAGGTCAACGCGACCGAGTCGATGGGGCTGACGGACGCCGACACCACCTTGGCGGTCGTTCCGCAGTTTCATGTGAATTCCTGGGGATTGCCCCATGCGGCCTTCATGTCCGGTGTGAACATGCTGATGCCGGACCGCTTCCTCCAGCCGGCCCCCCTCGCCGAGATGATCGAGAAGGAGCGCCCGACCCACGCGGCCGCCGTCCCCACCATCTGGCAGGGCCTGCTGGCGGAGGTCACCGCCCGGCCGCGCGACCTCACCTCGATGACCCGGGTCACCATCGGCGGCGCCGCCTGCCCGCCCTCGCTGATGGAGGCGTACGACAAGCTGGGCGTCCGCCTCTGCCACGCCTGGGGCATGACGGAGACCTCGCCGCTCGGCACCATGGCCAACCCGCCCGCCGGACTGACCCCCGAGGAGGAGTGGCCGTACCGCGTCACCCAGGGCCGCTTCCCGGCCGGTGTGGAGGGGCGGTTGGTCGGCCCTGGCGGCGAACACCTGCCCTGGGACAACGAGTCGGCCGGTGAGCTGGAGGTGCGCGGACCCTGGATCGCCGGGGCGTACTACGGCGGCGCCGACGGCGAACACCTGCGCCCCGAGGACAAGTTCAGCGCGGACGGCTGGCTGAAGACCGGTGACGTCGGCGTGATCAGCCCCGACGGGTTCCTCACCCTCACCGACCGGGCCAAGGACGTCATCAAGAGCGGCGGCGAGTGGATCTCCAGCGTGGGGCTGGAGAACGCGATCATGGCCCACCCCGAGGTGGCCGAGGCCGCCGTGGTCGCCGTACCCGACGAGAAATGGGGCGAGCGCCCGCTGGCCACGGTCGTCCTCAAGGAGGGCGCCACCGTCGGCTTCGACGGCCTCAAGGCGTTCCTCGCCGACTCCGGCGTCGCCAGGTGGCAGCTCCCGGAGCGGTGGACGGTCATCGGGGCGGTACCGAAGACGAGCGTCGGTAAGTTCGACAAGAAGGTGATCCGCAAGCAGCACGCGGACGGCGAACTGGACGTCACGGTCGTCTGA
- a CDS encoding SigE family RNA polymerase sigma factor translates to MTTPVCEGALRHPAAAAGHTPPYPSFSSYVRARGPVLLRTARSLTANPCDAEDLLQTALAKTYAAWERIEDHGALDGYVRRALVNTRTSQWRKRKVDEYACDELPEPETAPAPDPAEHQSLHDAMWRAVLKLPDRQRAMVVLRYYEDLSEVQTAEVLGVSVGTVKSAVSRALRKLREDPELTPAR, encoded by the coding sequence ATGACCACGCCAGTCTGCGAGGGCGCCCTCAGGCACCCCGCTGCCGCCGCCGGACACACCCCGCCCTACCCGTCGTTCTCCTCGTACGTCCGGGCGCGCGGGCCCGTCCTGCTGCGCACCGCCCGCTCGCTCACCGCGAATCCGTGCGACGCCGAGGACCTGCTCCAGACCGCGCTGGCCAAGACGTATGCGGCCTGGGAGCGGATAGAGGACCACGGGGCGCTGGACGGATACGTCCGCCGGGCCCTGGTGAACACGCGTACCTCGCAGTGGCGCAAGCGCAAGGTCGACGAGTACGCCTGCGACGAGCTGCCCGAGCCGGAGACCGCCCCGGCCCCCGATCCCGCCGAACACCAGTCGCTCCACGACGCGATGTGGCGTGCCGTGCTCAAGCTGCCCGACCGGCAGCGGGCCATGGTCGTCCTGCGGTACTACGAGGACCTCAGCGAGGTGCAGACCGCCGAGGTGCTCGGGGTGTCCGTGGGCACGGTGAAGAGCGCCGTCTCCCGCGCGCTCCGCAAGCTCCGCGAGGACCCGGAGCTGACCCCCGCGCGCTGA
- a CDS encoding glycosyl hydrolase 115 family protein: protein MESQIPGPQIPDSQEDPRLSGSSDAPAPGRASRRSVLALGLGLSALASPLLSLGGASPALAAPLGTTGAGGTRGAGGAQGRATDSGAYLSFTPVSGGFTLVKSGRAVPLVVSGADHAGVIRAVGDLQSDIERVTGVRPAVVRKAGAGQREIAIVGTIGRSPLIDALVDAGKLDVSGIAGRWETSLQTVVERPMPGVDRAFVIAGSDQRGTIFGAYDVSRGIGVSPWYWWDDVVPEHRDQIHVRPGRHTQGTPSVKYRGIFINDENPSLGTWAPKFFGPGKAAGFEGGLNADFYARIFEVLLRLKANYLWPAVWGRAFAEDDPLNHATATAYGIVMGTSHEAPMMRGIEEWNRHAVAAVRDSAGNITTPGHDPYGGTGEWSFRRNSEALKAYWADGIRRMKEQDFEGVVTLGMRGNGDTSLPDGDGIELMSEIIASQRAIIADVTGDEKSVPQVWTLYKEVQRYWDRGLRVPDDVTVVLTDDNWGNIRKLPQLATDDRGGGYGLYYHFDYVGVGRNYKWVDTTSLPNMWDQLNQSYTYGNRNLWVTNVGDLKGNELSTQFFMEYAWSPARWDLDSLPEWELGYARQHFGEKQAERIAEVLSEYAHLQQIRKPELLNRRITLDPAKNPATDASAIVYDDRATPFSLVDHRELEWVTERWRTLAAKAREVGKRLPASSQDAWFELVGYEVEATANVYELREAQFTNLFYADQGRALTNELAARAEARLADDFALAKRFNTQVAGGKWDGFQTQPHIGYGDVDRYGSNAPWQQPELNNVALADEIYPAVKRIELPRAAGMGVAVEGSEDWWPGGGAGEAVLPVFSPYGNGPDPYLDVFNRGQAAFDYRITTGKSWLVVDRPRGRVTTQTRVTLRVDWKRAPQGVTRIPVTVSGPGGASVVVTAVVDRPRTPKSGLKGFVEAGGYVSMEAEHYSRAVGSGSVGWRRLPDVGRTAGGMEPFPVTAARQAAGRGPRLEYTLSLFTTGPVTVWAYLSPRNNPLSGDGLKYAVSFDDEAPATVNVTAVTGGDDGTMNVQWARATSDNVNRTATEHVITRPGEHVLKFWMIDPTVVVQKLVVDTGGLRPVYLGPPESLRLG from the coding sequence GTGGAATCACAGATTCCGGGCCCGCAGATTCCGGACTCGCAGGAGGACCCCCGCCTCTCCGGTTCTTCTGACGCGCCCGCTCCGGGCCGCGCCAGCCGCAGGTCCGTTCTCGCCCTCGGCCTCGGTCTGAGCGCCCTGGCGTCCCCGCTTCTCTCGCTCGGCGGTGCTTCACCCGCCCTGGCGGCGCCCCTCGGCACCACGGGTGCCGGTGGGACGCGGGGTGCGGGCGGGGCGCAGGGCCGGGCCACCGACTCCGGTGCCTACCTCTCGTTCACCCCGGTGTCCGGCGGGTTCACCCTGGTGAAGTCGGGCCGCGCGGTTCCCCTCGTCGTCAGCGGCGCGGACCACGCGGGTGTCATCCGGGCCGTGGGTGACCTGCAGTCCGACATCGAGCGGGTCACCGGCGTGCGCCCGGCCGTGGTGCGGAAGGCGGGGGCCGGTCAGCGGGAGATCGCGATCGTCGGCACCATCGGGCGCAGCCCGCTGATCGACGCGCTCGTGGACGCAGGCAAGCTCGACGTGAGCGGGATCGCGGGCAGGTGGGAGACGTCGCTCCAGACGGTCGTCGAGCGGCCGATGCCCGGCGTGGACCGGGCGTTCGTGATCGCCGGAAGCGACCAGCGCGGCACGATCTTCGGCGCGTACGACGTCTCCCGGGGCATCGGGGTCTCCCCCTGGTACTGGTGGGACGACGTGGTGCCGGAGCACCGCGACCAGATCCACGTCCGTCCCGGCCGCCACACCCAGGGCACCCCCTCGGTGAAGTACCGCGGCATCTTCATCAACGACGAGAACCCCTCGCTCGGCACCTGGGCGCCCAAGTTCTTCGGTCCCGGCAAGGCGGCCGGCTTCGAGGGCGGGCTCAACGCCGACTTCTACGCCCGGATCTTCGAGGTGCTGCTCCGCCTCAAGGCCAACTACCTCTGGCCGGCGGTCTGGGGCCGGGCCTTCGCCGAGGACGACCCGCTGAACCACGCCACCGCGACGGCGTACGGGATCGTCATGGGCACCTCGCACGAGGCCCCCATGATGCGCGGCATCGAGGAGTGGAACCGGCACGCGGTGGCCGCCGTGCGCGACAGCGCGGGCAACATCACCACCCCCGGCCACGATCCCTACGGCGGTACCGGCGAGTGGTCCTTCCGGCGCAACTCCGAAGCGCTGAAGGCGTACTGGGCCGACGGCATCCGCCGCATGAAGGAGCAGGACTTCGAGGGCGTGGTCACCCTCGGCATGCGCGGCAACGGCGACACCAGCCTGCCGGACGGCGACGGTATCGAGCTGATGAGCGAGATCATCGCGAGCCAGCGCGCCATCATCGCCGACGTCACCGGCGACGAGAAGTCCGTCCCGCAGGTGTGGACCCTCTACAAGGAGGTGCAGCGCTACTGGGACCGGGGTCTGCGCGTCCCCGACGACGTGACCGTGGTGCTCACCGACGACAACTGGGGCAACATCCGCAAGCTGCCCCAGCTCGCCACCGACGACCGCGGCGGCGGCTACGGCCTGTACTACCACTTCGACTACGTGGGCGTCGGCCGCAACTACAAGTGGGTGGACACCACGTCGCTGCCGAACATGTGGGACCAGCTCAACCAGTCGTACACGTACGGCAACCGGAACCTGTGGGTCACCAACGTCGGTGACCTCAAGGGCAACGAGCTCTCCACGCAGTTCTTCATGGAGTACGCCTGGAGTCCGGCCCGCTGGGACCTCGACAGCCTTCCGGAGTGGGAACTCGGCTACGCCCGACAGCACTTCGGCGAGAAGCAGGCCGAGCGGATCGCCGAGGTGCTCTCCGAGTACGCGCACCTCCAGCAGATCCGCAAGCCGGAGCTGCTGAACCGGCGCATCACCCTCGACCCCGCCAAGAACCCGGCCACCGACGCCTCGGCGATCGTCTACGACGACCGGGCGACCCCGTTCAGCCTGGTGGACCACCGCGAACTGGAGTGGGTCACCGAGCGCTGGCGGACGCTCGCGGCGAAGGCCCGCGAGGTCGGCAAGCGCCTGCCCGCCTCCTCGCAGGACGCCTGGTTCGAGCTCGTCGGGTACGAGGTCGAGGCCACCGCCAACGTCTACGAGCTGCGTGAGGCGCAGTTCACCAACCTCTTCTACGCGGACCAGGGCCGGGCCCTGACCAACGAGCTGGCCGCGAGGGCCGAGGCCCGCCTCGCGGACGACTTCGCCCTGGCGAAGAGGTTCAACACCCAGGTGGCGGGCGGTAAGTGGGACGGCTTCCAGACCCAGCCGCACATCGGGTACGGAGACGTCGACCGGTACGGGTCCAACGCCCCTTGGCAGCAGCCCGAGTTGAACAACGTGGCGCTGGCCGACGAGATCTACCCGGCGGTGAAGCGCATCGAGCTGCCCCGGGCGGCCGGGATGGGCGTGGCCGTCGAGGGCAGCGAGGACTGGTGGCCGGGCGGCGGTGCGGGCGAGGCGGTGCTGCCGGTGTTCTCCCCGTACGGCAACGGCCCCGACCCGTACCTCGACGTGTTCAACCGGGGGCAGGCGGCCTTCGACTACCGGATCACCACCGGGAAGTCCTGGCTGGTGGTGGACCGGCCGCGCGGGCGGGTCACCACCCAGACCCGGGTCACCCTGCGGGTCGACTGGAAGCGCGCGCCGCAGGGCGTCACCCGGATACCGGTGACGGTGAGCGGCCCCGGCGGGGCGAGCGTCGTCGTGACCGCCGTCGTCGACCGGCCCAGGACGCCGAAGTCGGGCCTCAAGGGGTTCGTGGAGGCCGGCGGGTACGTGTCGATGGAGGCCGAGCACTACAGCCGCGCGGTCGGCAGCGGGTCGGTCGGCTGGCGCCGCCTGCCCGACGTCGGCCGTACGGCGGGCGGCATGGAGCCCTTCCCGGTGACGGCGGCCCGGCAGGCGGCGGGCCGGGGGCCCCGGCTCGAGTACACGCTGAGCCTCTTCACCACGGGGCCGGTCACGGTCTGGGCGTACCTCTCGCCGAGGAACAACCCGCTCTCGGGCGACGGCCTGAAGTACGCGGTCTCCTTCGACGACGAGGCGCCGGCCACGGTGAACGTCACGGCGGTCACCGGCGGGGACGACGGCACCATGAACGTCCAGTGGGCGCGCGCCACGTCCGACAACGTCAACCGCACCGCCACCGAGCACGTCATCACCCGGCCGGGAGAGCACGTGCTGAAGTTCTGGATGATCGACCCGACCGTGGTGGTCCAGAAGCTGGTGGTCGACACCGGCGGCCTGCGCCCGGTCTACCTCGGCCCGCCGGAGAGCCTGCGGCTCGGCTGA